The region AAGGTAATAATTTTAATGTATTAAAATCTTTCTTATGAGAAAATCTAATACTATATAATATCTTTCCAATTCCAAAAAAAATAACACCTAAAACAAAAAAATATCTATTTATATTTCCTGCAATAATTAACTCATCACCAATTAAAAAACTACAGATTGCTAATACAATTAATCTAATATTTCGTTGGCTTGTATCATTATTATTTAAAATAAAATAATACAATAGCGCAATAATCAAAGCTCCCTTTGTAATGTACCTTAATAGGCTATGCAAAAAAAACACTTTTACGTAAGCATCTACCGCAAACAGAAAAAAGTAAAATAGGGTGAAGTATGTTAAGTTTTTAAATATAGATTTCATATGATTTGGGAAAAATATGAATACAATAATAACATAATTATTTTTAACTTACTAACAACTTGCCATTTACGACTTGAGATTTTCATTATTAATGACCATTCATAAAGTTAAAGAAATCTAAAAAACTAGTATTCCTATTCCTATTGTTTATATTTGAAAGACTTTCAAATTATTAAACACAACCATGCAAAAAATAATTGCTTCTCTCCTATTTATATGTTGCTTTACAGTAAGTTTACAAGCACAACAACCAGAAAAATTAAATGCGTCAGAGATACATCAAGCTATAAAAAAACTTAATTTTTTAGGTTCGGTTTTATACATAGCTGCGCATCCAGATGACGAAAACACACGTTTAATAAGCTACATGTCTAACCATGTAAAAGCACGGACAGCCTATTTGTCGTTAACACGTGGAGATGGTGGTCAAAACTTAATTGGTCCAGAATTAAGAGAACTTTTAGGCGTAATTCGTACTCAAGAATTACTAGCTGCAAGACGCACAGATGGTGGTGAGCAACGCTTTACTAGAGCAAACGATTTTGGCTACTCTAAACATCCAGACGAGACTTTAGACATATGGAATAAAGATGAAGTACTTAGTGATGTGGTATTAGCTATTAGACAATTTAAACCAGATATTATTATTAACAGATTTAATCACAGAACTCCAGGTACGACTCATGGTCATCATACCAGTTCTGCAATGCTAAGTTTGGAAGCATACGATTTGGCTAACGATAAAAATGCTTATCCAGAACAAGTAAAACAATATGGAACTTGGCAACCAAAACGTGGTTTTTTTAATACCTCATGGTGGTTTTATGGTAGTCGAGAAAAATTTGAAGAAGCCGACAAAACCAACTTACTTAATTTTGATGTTGGTGTGTACTATCCTGCTTTAGGATTGTCCAATAACGAAATTGCATCACTAGCTAGTAGCAAACATTTATGTCAAGGCTTTGGAAGGTTAACAACCAGAGGTAGTCAAACAGAATGGGTAGAATTGATTAAAGGCGATTTACCTAAAGACAAATCCAACTTGTTTGATGGTATTAACACGACTTGGACACGAGTTAAAGGTGGAGATAAAATTGAATCTATTTTAAAAACAGTTCAAAAGAATTTTAATTTTGAAAACCCTTCTATTCATTTAAATGATTTGTTAAAAGCTAGAACACTCATTCAAAATCTTGAAGATAATCACTGGAAAACCATAAAAACTAAAGAAATAGACCGTATTATTGAAGCTTGTGCAGGATTATATATCGAAGCTTCAGCTAATACACCAAACAGCAGTACCAATCAAACTATAGACATAACTATTGAAGCACTAAACAGAAGTGATGCCTCTATTAGGCTAGACAGTTATTCCATAATTAATAAAGGTGTTAGTATGTCCTCAGGAATGCTATTAAAACCTAACGAAAAAGAACAGATTAAAGAAAGTGTAACCATCCCAACCTATCTTAAACCAACAACTCCATATTGGTTAAACCAAAAAGGAAATTTAGGGATGTACAATGTTGAAGATAAAAGCTTAATAGGTAAACCTGAAACACCTCGTGCTATTACTATTGATTTTAATTTAAACATCAATGGGTTTTCTTATAAAACCACTAAGGATTTAATTTATCGTTATTCTAAACCAGATAAAGGTGAATTATATAGACCGTTTGAGATTATTCCAGAAGCTTCAGCTAAAATTGCAGAAAAAGTAATCATTTTTGAAACAGACCAACAAAAGGATATTCCTGTTATTGTTAAAGCAGGACGTGATAATTTGGAAGGTTTCGTACAAATAGCACACCCAAATGGATGGTCCGTATATCCTGAAAAACAAAAGTTTTTAATTGCTAATAAAGGTCAAGAACAAACATTAATTTTTACTGTAATACCTCCTAAAAACCAAAACGAAGGTCTTATGACACCAATGGTGCATGTTGGTGATCAAATTTATACTAGAGAGTTGGTAGAGATAGATTATAATCATATTCCGTTTCAAACTGTAGCGTTACCTAGCGAGAGTAAAGTCGTGCGTTTAGATATTAAAAAACGTGGTGAAAACATCGCTTATATTGAA is a window of Olleya sp. YS DNA encoding:
- a CDS encoding PIG-L family deacetylase encodes the protein MQKIIASLLFICCFTVSLQAQQPEKLNASEIHQAIKKLNFLGSVLYIAAHPDDENTRLISYMSNHVKARTAYLSLTRGDGGQNLIGPELRELLGVIRTQELLAARRTDGGEQRFTRANDFGYSKHPDETLDIWNKDEVLSDVVLAIRQFKPDIIINRFNHRTPGTTHGHHTSSAMLSLEAYDLANDKNAYPEQVKQYGTWQPKRGFFNTSWWFYGSREKFEEADKTNLLNFDVGVYYPALGLSNNEIASLASSKHLCQGFGRLTTRGSQTEWVELIKGDLPKDKSNLFDGINTTWTRVKGGDKIESILKTVQKNFNFENPSIHLNDLLKARTLIQNLEDNHWKTIKTKEIDRIIEACAGLYIEASANTPNSSTNQTIDITIEALNRSDASIRLDSYSIINKGVSMSSGMLLKPNEKEQIKESVTIPTYLKPTTPYWLNQKGNLGMYNVEDKSLIGKPETPRAITIDFNLNINGFSYKTTKDLIYRYSKPDKGELYRPFEIIPEASAKIAEKVIIFETDQQKDIPVIVKAGRDNLEGFVQIAHPNGWSVYPEKQKFLIANKGQEQTLIFTVIPPKNQNEGLMTPMVHVGDQIYTRELVEIDYNHIPFQTVALPSESKVVRLDIKKRGENIAYIEGAGDVVPESLRQIGYNVLVLKPEDITTERLSAFDAVVVGIRAYNIVEDLKFKQDILFDFVEKGGNMIVQYNTSRRIKVDNIAPYSLKLSRDRVTDEQAEVTLLNPKHELLNFPNTITSQDFEGWTQERGLYFPDEWAPEFTPILSMNDSGETPKTGSLLVAKHGKGHYIYTGLSFFREFPAGVSGAYRLFANMLSIGKDHLNTDTGLKN
- a CDS encoding lysoplasmalogenase, which translates into the protein MKSIFKNLTYFTLFYFFLFAVDAYVKVFFLHSLLRYITKGALIIALLYYFILNNNDTSQRNIRLIVLAICSFLIGDELIIAGNINRYFFVLGVIFFGIGKILYSIRFSHKKDFNTLKLLPFLLFCFSYMSVVMMIIYDNLNSYFIPVLIYLFIVMLTAQFAFLRRSEVNNISYFLVLIGVVFSMFSDSITLLKEFYSETIAYNQYTIMLFYALSQYFIVIGLVKERKKLIMMQY